The Catellatospora citrea DNA segment GCGACATGGCCAAGTTCCAGGCGCACTACCCGGACTGGCGGATGACGTACAACGTGCCCGCTATCCTCAACGAGATCTATGAGGCCAACGTCGACAAGTGGATGTAGGCCCACCTGCGCGAACTTCAAGGAACCCGATGTCGACGACGCTGAACACCAGCAGCAAGCGCAACGTGCTCGGCGTCCTCGTCGACGCCACGGACTACGCCGACGCCACCGAGCGCATCATCCGCGCTGCCGCGGACGGGCGGCCGTACGCGGTCACCGCGCTCGCGGTGCACGGGGTGATGGAGGGTGTCGCCGACGGCACGCTCGGCGCACAGCTCAACAGCTTCGATCTGGTCACCCCGGACGGCCAGCCGGTGCGCTGGGCGCTCAACCTGCTGCACGGCGCCGGGCTGCGCGATCGGGTCTACGGCCCGGAGCTGACCCTGCGGGTGGTCGGCCGGGCCGCCGAGCAGGGCCTGCCGGTGTACCTCTACGGCTCCACCCAGCCCGTGCTGGACCTGCTGATCCCGGCGCTGACCGCGAAGTTCCCGGCGCTGAAGATCGCCGGGAGTGAGCCGTCGAAGTTCCGCGGCGTCGAGGACGGCGAAGCCGAGCAGATCGC contains these protein-coding regions:
- a CDS encoding WecB/TagA/CpsF family glycosyltransferase, whose amino-acid sequence is MSTTLNTSSKRNVLGVLVDATDYADATERIIRAAADGRPYAVTALAVHGVMEGVADGTLGAQLNSFDLVTPDGQPVRWALNLLHGAGLRDRVYGPELTLRVVGRAAEQGLPVYLYGSTQPVLDLLIPALTAKFPALKIAGSEPSKFRGVEDGEAEQIAARITGSGARIVLVGLGCPRQEKFVYAMRPHLAMPLLAVGAAFDYHAGGLHKPPAWMQRHALEWLWRLGLEPKRLWRRYLILNPKYLARLGAQKVRLWRATPVTPATDSPSTFAV